The genome window AGCGCCCCGTACGCCCTGCCCGTCTTGCCGCGCATGAGTTCCGCCACGTCCGGATTCTTCTTCTGCGGCATGATGCTCGAGCCGGTGGCGTAGCCGTCCGGCAGCAGCACGAAACCGAAAGCGGGGTTCGCCCAGATGATGATGTCCTCGCACAACCGGGAAAGGTGCGCCATGATGAGGGAACCGCAGAACATGGCTTCCGCCGCGAAATCCCGGTCGGAAACGGCGTCCATGCTGTTCTGGAAAATGCCGTGCATGCCGAGTTCCTTGGCCACAAAGGCTGGGTCCAGGGCATACGTCGTCCCGGCGAGCGCCGCGGCGCCCAGGGGGCAGACCCGTATGCGCGTATCCGCGTCCCGGAGCCGCGCGACGTCGCGCTGGAACATGGCCGCATACGCCAGAAGGTGCTGGGCAAGGCTCACGGGCTGGGCGGGCTGCATATGGGTGCAGCCGGGGAGCAGCACATCCTTATGTTTTTCCGCCTGCGCGAGCAGCGCGGCCACCAGCGAACGGGCGAGTTCCTGCCAGACCCGGGTCCTGTCCGAGACGAACAGGCGGAAATCCAGGGCCACCTGGTCGTTGCGGCTCCTGCCCGTGTGCAGCTTTTTGCCCACGTCGCCAACAATCTCCGTCAGACGGCTTTCGATGTTCATGTGCACGTCTTCCAGATCCCGCCGCCAGGCGAAGGCGCCGCGCTCGATTTCACTTTTGACCGTTTCCAGCCCGGCAACCAGGGCTTCGGCCTCCGCCGCCGTCAGAACGCCCTGCTTGGCCAGCATCCGCGCGTGGGCCTGGGAACCGGCGATATCCTGAGCGTACAGCGCCCTGTCGTAGGAAACCGATTCCGTGTATTCCTGCACCAATTCCGCCGGGCCGCGGGAAAACCGGCCGCCCCATGTCTGTTGTTTGCTCATAGTAGTGTCACAGGTAAATGGTTGCAAGCGTTCAGCCCGGAAACAAAAATCAGGCGTTCCGGAAGCGCCTCTTCCGTCGCCTGAGCCGCTGCCCCTGCCGCGTGAAAATCCCGGAAATGTATTCTGTTCTCTTCACCGGCACGGGCCCCCCCTATTGAAGTTTTTTGAAGGGGTGGGGTCCGGGGCGGGGAAACTTTTTTACAAAAAAGTTTCCCCGCCCCGGGCGTCATGTCAGCTAAAACCTGTCCTTGCCGTAGCCCTGGATGCGCCAGCCGTTGAGGCGGATGAACCCGGTGGCTTCGGCCTGGTTGTACACGCTGTCTTCTTCGAAGGTGGCAAGATCCACGCGGAAGAGCGAATTGGGCGACTTGCGGGCGACCGCCAGAGCGTTGCCCTTGTAGAGCTTCACGCGCACGGTGCCGGAGACCCTCTGCTGCGCCTGGTCCATGAACGCCTGAAGGCAGTCGCGCTCGGGAGCGAACCAGAACCCGTTGTACACGCAATCCGCGTATTTGGTAATGAGGGTATCGCGCAGGTGCATGACTTCGCGGTCGAGGCAGATGCCTTCGAGGTCGCGGTGAGCGACGTGCAGCACGGTAATGGCCGGCGTTTCATACACGCCGCGCGCCTTCATGCCCACGAAACGGTTTTCCACGATGTCGATACGGCCGACGCCGTGCTTCCCGGCGATCTTGTTCAGCTCCATGATGAGTTGGGCCGGGGACATGCGTTTGCCGTTCAGGGCCACGGGATCGCCGTGCTCGTACTCGAGTTCCACATATTCGGGTTTGTCGGGCGCGTTCGCGGGATCGGCGCAGAGCGTGAAGGTGCCGGATTCGGCTTCGTTCCACGGATCTTCCAATTCGCCGCTTTCATAGCTCAGGTGGACCATGTTGCGGTCCATGCTGTACCGCTTGGAACCGGTGGGCAGCGGGATGCCGTGCTTTTCCGCGAAACGGATCAGGTCAGTGCGGGATTTGAACTCCCATTCACGCCAGGGGGCGACGGTCCGGATATCCGGGGCCAGGGAAATGACGCTCAGTTCAAAACGCACCTGGTCGTTG of uncultured delta proteobacterium contains these proteins:
- the argH gene encoding Argininosuccinate lyase; translated protein: MSKQQTWGGRFSRGPAELVQEYTESVSYDRALYAQDIAGSQAHARMLAKQGVLTAAEAEALVAGLETVKSEIERGAFAWRRDLEDVHMNIESRLTEIVGDVGKKLHTGRSRNDQVALDFRLFVSDRTRVWQELARSLVAALLAQAEKHKDVLLPGCTHMQPAQPVSLAQHLLAYAAMFQRDVARLRDADTRIRVCPLGAAALAGTTYALDPAFVAKELGMHGIFQNSMDAVSDRDFAAEAMFCGSLIMAHLSRLCEDIIIWANPAFGFVLLPDGYATGSSIMPQKKNPDVAELMRGKTGRAYGALFGLLTTIKGLPMTYNRDLQEDKEPFIDQDKTVSMSLEAMAGMIGELGFSRERMAAALARGFLNATELADYLVGKGIPFREAHHLTGAAVALAEKEGKGLEELSLDQLRGISASIDAAVFAVLDMKNAVARRNTPGGTGPDSVARQITAVRAWLDAV
- the argG gene encoding Argininosuccinate synthase, with amino-acid sequence MDKGIKKIVLAYSGGLDTSIILKWLVETYQCEVVTLTCDLGQEEDLAGVDAKALKTGASKAYVEDLREEFARDFVFPMLRSAAVYEGRYLLGTSIARPLIAKRMVEIARAEGADAVAHGATGKGNDQVRFELSVISLAPDIRTVAPWREWEFKSRTDLIRFAEKHGIPLPTGSKRYSMDRNMVHLSYESGELEDPWNEAESGTFTLCADPANAPDKPEYVELEYEHGDPVALNGKRMSPAQLIMELNKIAGKHGVGRIDIVENRFVGMKARGVYETPAITVLHVAHRDLEGICLDREVMHLRDTLITKYADCVYNGFWFAPERDCLQAFMDQAQQRVSGTVRVKLYKGNALAVARKSPNSLFRVDLATFEEDSVYNQAEATGFIRLNGWRIQGYGKDRF